Proteins from a single region of Chryseobacterium sp. W4I1:
- a CDS encoding cupin domain-containing protein, with protein METLNTNIFPKGEKAPEAYFSGGTAWVQILKPNEDDLNCQIGNVIFEAGCRNNWHSHAGGQILIVTSGMGFYQEKGKPARILKPGDVVNILPGIIHWHGAGPDSEFTHIAINPNSQNGIVEWLEPVSDEEYRNL; from the coding sequence ATGGAAACATTAAATACCAACATTTTTCCAAAGGGTGAAAAAGCTCCTGAAGCTTATTTTTCCGGAGGAACAGCATGGGTGCAGATTCTAAAGCCCAATGAAGATGATCTGAACTGCCAGATCGGAAACGTTATTTTTGAAGCGGGATGCAGAAATAACTGGCATTCTCACGCTGGAGGGCAGATTTTAATCGTAACTTCAGGAATGGGATTTTACCAGGAAAAAGGCAAGCCTGCACGGATTCTAAAGCCTGGTGATGTTGTGAATATTCTTCCCGGCATCATCCACTGGCATGGAGCAGGTCCGGACAGTGAATTTACACATATTGCCATTAATCCAAATAGTCAGAACGGTATTGTGGAGTGGCTGGAACCTGTAAGCGATGAGGAGTACAGGAATTTATAA
- a CDS encoding GNAT family N-acetyltransferase — protein sequence MEIRNLKNINVEELLTVFNKSFSDYVVPFHLSLEQLQLKIETEKIDMNLSVGVFESDKLEGFILQAWKEENGQHIIYNAGTGITREYRGKGLVRKMYDFIMPVLKERKADVLVLEVIDRNTPAIRAYENQGFKIVRRLLCFNGMIDLKEKNTEILIEEMENFQWEVFQSFWDIEPSWQNSAVILSGMEKKYRILGAYKKEQLVGYAVYNSESRKVCQIAVDKNVRRQGIGSELFRAIGSLCAGQAVSVNNVDDISENTSAFLERTVGLKNWISQFEMKKEI from the coding sequence ATGGAGATCAGAAATTTAAAAAATATTAATGTTGAGGAACTTTTAACAGTGTTTAACAAGTCTTTCTCAGACTATGTTGTTCCTTTCCATCTATCGCTAGAGCAACTGCAATTAAAAATTGAAACAGAGAAAATAGATATGAACCTGTCTGTTGGTGTTTTTGAATCTGATAAGCTGGAGGGATTTATCCTTCAGGCCTGGAAAGAAGAAAATGGACAACATATCATTTACAATGCGGGGACAGGTATCACCAGGGAATACAGGGGAAAAGGATTAGTCAGGAAAATGTATGACTTCATTATGCCTGTATTAAAAGAAAGAAAAGCAGATGTACTTGTTCTTGAAGTGATCGACAGAAATACTCCTGCTATCAGGGCTTATGAAAACCAGGGTTTTAAAATCGTCAGAAGGCTCCTGTGTTTCAATGGAATGATTGATCTTAAGGAAAAAAATACAGAAATATTGATTGAAGAAATGGAAAACTTTCAATGGGAAGTTTTTCAGTCTTTTTGGGATATTGAACCTTCGTGGCAAAATTCTGCGGTCATACTTAGCGGTATGGAAAAAAAATACAGAATCCTGGGTGCCTACAAAAAAGAACAGCTTGTGGGATATGCTGTTTACAATTCTGAATCAAGAAAAGTATGCCAGATAGCGGTAGATAAAAATGTTAGAAGACAGGGTATTGGATCGGAACTTTTCAGAGCAATTGGATCGTTGTGTGCCGGGCAGGCCGTATCTGTAAATAATGTAGATGATATTTCTGAAAATACCTCAGCTTTTCTTGAAAGAACAGTTGGACTTAAAAACTGGATTTCACAATTTGAAATGAAGAAAGAGATTTAA
- a CDS encoding helix-turn-helix domain-containing protein, which yields MTAIKESSTIQQNKKYALDKCPVTYVMEKIGGYWKPIILYQLSNGDKRYSELKRAIPAVTEKVLIQHLKQLETDGLVIRTAKPVVPPHVTYKLSKAGEGLIPVIASLAEWAFQDMKGEYS from the coding sequence ATGACAGCCATTAAAGAAAGCTCTACCATTCAGCAGAATAAAAAATATGCCCTCGATAAATGTCCCGTTACTTATGTAATGGAAAAAATCGGTGGTTACTGGAAACCTATTATCCTGTACCAGCTCTCCAACGGAGATAAAAGATACAGTGAACTGAAACGTGCCATTCCTGCAGTGACCGAAAAAGTACTTATCCAGCATCTGAAACAGTTGGAAACGGATGGATTGGTCATCAGAACGGCAAAACCTGTCGTTCCGCCTCATGTTACTTATAAATTAAGCAAAGCAGGTGAGGGATTAATTCCCGTTATTGCCTCTTTAGCTGAATGGGCATTCCAGGATATGAAAGGGGAGTATAGCTGA
- a CDS encoding ectonucleotide pyrophosphatase/phosphodiesterase: protein MKRGIQIVLLFFSLAIYAQQAYIDTAQVVVPGRINNAEAQAKPYVIMISTDGFRYDYAKKYHAENLLKLASGGVQAEAMIPSYPSITFPNHWSLITGLYPSHHGLIDNFFYDYKRKEPYAMSNKKNAEDGSWYGGTPLWALAEKQGMVSASLMWVGSASDAGGMRPSYYYPYHEKFKPAEKVEKVVNWLKLPAEKRPHFISLYFPEVDGSGHHFGPDSKETDDAVHLIDGAIGELVQKVNGLGLKNVNFIFVSDHGMIKVDGGTPLEIPAMLFDKNRFDFYNSQTLLRVYVKNPAEVKTVYKELKASKTDDYEVYLDKKLPKYLHFATRDDRYNRIGQILLIPKAPKIFLEKGKKTSVGKHGYNPRIVPEMKATFYAWGPEFKNNVVVDEFANVNVYPLVTEILGLKTDQPIDGKLKVLKKTLKEKK, encoded by the coding sequence ATGAAGCGAGGAATACAAATTGTACTGCTGTTTTTTTCTTTGGCAATCTATGCCCAGCAGGCCTATATCGATACGGCCCAGGTAGTCGTTCCAGGCCGTATAAACAATGCCGAAGCTCAGGCAAAGCCTTATGTAATCATGATCTCTACAGATGGGTTCCGTTACGATTATGCAAAGAAATATCATGCGGAAAACCTTTTAAAATTGGCATCCGGTGGCGTTCAGGCTGAAGCTATGATTCCAAGTTATCCCAGTATTACTTTTCCTAACCACTGGAGCCTTATCACGGGACTTTATCCTTCCCATCACGGGTTGATCGATAATTTTTTCTATGATTATAAAAGAAAGGAGCCCTATGCAATGAGTAATAAAAAAAATGCGGAGGACGGAAGCTGGTATGGCGGAACACCGCTTTGGGCACTGGCTGAAAAACAAGGCATGGTTTCGGCTTCCCTGATGTGGGTAGGTTCAGCAAGTGATGCAGGAGGGATGAGACCTTCCTATTATTATCCATATCATGAAAAATTTAAGCCTGCTGAAAAAGTGGAGAAAGTAGTCAACTGGCTAAAACTTCCGGCAGAAAAAAGGCCTCATTTTATATCACTTTATTTCCCTGAAGTAGATGGAAGCGGTCATCATTTCGGGCCCGACAGCAAAGAAACAGATGATGCCGTTCATCTGATTGACGGCGCTATTGGGGAACTTGTTCAGAAAGTCAATGGCCTTGGACTGAAAAATGTAAACTTTATTTTTGTTTCAGATCACGGAATGATCAAAGTGGATGGCGGAACTCCTTTGGAAATACCAGCTATGCTTTTTGATAAGAACCGTTTTGATTTTTACAATTCGCAGACTTTGCTTAGAGTCTATGTCAAAAATCCAGCTGAGGTTAAAACTGTTTATAAAGAATTGAAAGCCTCTAAAACAGACGATTATGAAGTTTATCTTGATAAAAAGCTGCCTAAATATTTGCATTTCGCCACAAGGGATGACAGGTACAACAGGATTGGACAGATCCTTCTGATTCCAAAAGCTCCAAAAATATTTTTGGAAAAAGGTAAAAAAACATCCGTAGGAAAACATGGCTACAATCCAAGGATCGTTCCTGAAATGAAAGCCACATTCTATGCGTGGGGACCGGAATTTAAGAATAATGTAGTCGTTGATGAATTTGCCAATGTCAATGTTTATCCTTTGGTTACAGAAATTCTGGGATTGAAAACAGATCAGCCTATTGATGGCAAACTGAAAGTTTTAAAGAAAACATTGAAGGAGAAAAAATAA
- a CDS encoding AraC family transcriptional regulator, giving the protein MEDQEVEIYNSVSEYNKMANQETLHPLVSVIDFSKSDPICQHKRTFGFYTVFLKDVMCGDMFYGKNSYDYQEGTLVFIAPGQTYGIYNKGNYIQPAGFALIFHPDLIKGTNLGKNIKDYSFFSYDVHEALHLSEKEREIILECFKNIKLELEQSIDKHSKSLIVNNIELFLNYCMRFYDRQFITRDHINQGVIGKFEDLVDDYFKSDNPKNIGFPMVNYFAEKLNLSANYFGDLIKKELGVSAQEFIHNKLIDAAKEQILNPAKSISEISYDLGFKYPQHFTRLFKAKVGISPSEYKMLN; this is encoded by the coding sequence ATGGAAGATCAAGAAGTTGAAATTTATAATAGTGTATCAGAATATAATAAAATGGCCAATCAGGAAACCCTGCATCCCCTGGTAAGTGTCATTGATTTTTCAAAATCTGATCCTATTTGTCAGCATAAAAGAACCTTTGGTTTTTATACTGTTTTTTTGAAGGATGTAATGTGTGGAGACATGTTTTACGGAAAAAACAGTTACGACTATCAGGAAGGAACATTGGTTTTCATTGCCCCTGGACAGACATATGGAATTTACAATAAAGGAAATTATATCCAGCCGGCAGGTTTTGCCTTAATCTTTCATCCGGATTTAATTAAAGGAACCAATTTAGGAAAAAACATAAAAGACTATTCATTTTTCTCTTATGATGTTCATGAAGCTTTGCATCTTTCTGAAAAGGAGCGGGAAATCATTTTAGAATGTTTTAAAAATATTAAGCTTGAGCTTGAACAGTCCATTGATAAACACAGTAAATCGTTAATCGTTAACAATATTGAACTGTTTTTAAATTACTGCATGCGTTTCTACGACCGTCAGTTTATTACAAGAGATCACATCAATCAAGGCGTGATCGGAAAGTTTGAAGATCTTGTCGATGATTATTTTAAATCTGATAATCCTAAAAATATAGGTTTTCCGATGGTTAATTATTTTGCTGAAAAACTCAATCTTTCTGCCAATTATTTCGGAGATCTCATTAAAAAAGAATTGGGCGTTTCCGCTCAGGAATTTATTCATAACAAACTGATCGATGCTGCCAAAGAACAGATCCTGAATCCTGCCAAATCAATCAGCGAAATTTCTTACGACCTCGGTTTTAAATATCCTCAGCATTTTACAAGACTGTTTAAAGCTAAAGTTGGTATTTCCCCGAGTGAATATAAAATGCTGAACTGA
- a CDS encoding T9SS type A sorting domain-containing protein: MKNIVLFSFLLIGFLGISQQKTTGDVPLSPNNGITANFTLDNTTSKVTLVLKGPSDRWFGLGIGVSAGFSMSAGDAVVYSDVTTPKLTDRNFIGTTQPPLDASQDWTIVSDVVAGSVRTLTLTRALTNSDPNDYQMPYATTNSISFAGPRPATATTTVAPHGGTANVGYATASFATVLGVNDIDAVSKKVSLYPNPAKSTVSFKNADKIKSIDIYESVGRKVRTVKPDGETVNVRDLKPGIYYFEITLKDGNLSYEKLIKE; this comes from the coding sequence ATGAAAAACATTGTACTCTTTTCCTTCTTATTAATCGGTTTTTTGGGCATTTCGCAGCAAAAAACTACAGGTGATGTACCTTTATCCCCAAACAATGGGATCACGGCAAACTTTACTCTTGACAATACAACGTCTAAAGTAACTTTGGTTTTAAAAGGTCCGTCTGATAGATGGTTTGGTTTGGGAATTGGCGTTAGCGCAGGATTTAGTATGTCAGCGGGAGATGCTGTGGTTTATTCTGACGTAACAACTCCAAAACTTACCGATAGGAACTTTATAGGAACAACACAGCCTCCGTTAGATGCCTCACAAGACTGGACCATAGTAAGTGATGTTGTGGCTGGTTCTGTAAGAACTTTAACTTTAACGAGAGCTTTGACAAACTCAGATCCGAATGATTATCAAATGCCTTACGCTACTACAAATTCTATAAGTTTTGCAGGACCAAGACCGGCTACGGCAACGACAACAGTGGCTCCTCATGGCGGAACGGCGAATGTAGGATATGCTACTGCATCTTTTGCTACTGTATTAGGGGTGAATGATATTGATGCAGTAAGTAAAAAGGTAAGTCTTTATCCAAACCCTGCAAAATCAACAGTAAGTTTCAAAAATGCGGATAAAATTAAATCTATTGATATTTATGAGTCTGTGGGAAGAAAAGTAAGAACTGTAAAACCTGACGGCGAGACAGTGAATGTCAGAGATCTGAAGCCTGGTATTTATTATTTTGAAATCACTTTGAAAGACGGAAATCTGTCTTATGAAAAACTGATCAAAGAATAA
- a CDS encoding NAD(P)-dependent alcohol dehydrogenase: MSTLTVKAYGAESKTSDLKEMNIERRETTPKDVEIEILYCGVCHSDLHTARNDWGGSLYPVVPGHEIVGRITNVGNEVSKFKVGDLAAVGCMVDSCGHCDSCKEDLEQYCLNGFTGTYNGKDKHLGGHTFGGYSQKVVVDEHFVLSVPENLNLAAVAPLLCAGITTWSPLRHWNVGPDSKVAVVGLGGLGHMAIKLAKGLGAEVTLFSRTPGKTEDAKQLGADHVVISTEDSQIDGVKGKFDLIIDTVPYEHDINPYMQTLTLNGTLVLVGFVGEFQETEVSTRPMIFQRRSVAGSLIGGIAETQELLDFCGKHNIVSEIEVIKMQDINEAYERMIKSDVKYRFVIDMQSL, translated from the coding sequence ATGAGCACATTAACAGTAAAAGCGTACGGGGCTGAATCTAAAACATCAGACCTGAAAGAAATGAATATTGAAAGAAGGGAAACAACTCCAAAAGATGTAGAAATTGAAATTCTATACTGCGGGGTTTGCCACTCTGACCTTCACACGGCAAGAAATGACTGGGGAGGATCTCTTTATCCTGTAGTTCCAGGACATGAAATCGTCGGCAGAATTACCAATGTAGGAAATGAAGTATCTAAATTTAAAGTAGGAGATCTGGCTGCAGTAGGCTGCATGGTGGATTCCTGCGGACATTGTGACAGCTGTAAGGAGGATCTGGAACAATACTGCTTAAACGGATTTACAGGAACCTATAACGGAAAAGATAAGCATTTGGGGGGGCATACTTTTGGCGGATATTCCCAGAAAGTGGTGGTGGATGAGCATTTTGTTTTAAGCGTGCCTGAAAATCTGAATCTTGCGGCAGTAGCACCACTTCTATGTGCAGGTATTACCACATGGTCACCACTGAGACACTGGAACGTTGGACCGGACTCTAAAGTGGCAGTGGTAGGCTTAGGCGGATTGGGACACATGGCCATTAAATTAGCCAAAGGATTAGGTGCAGAAGTAACCTTATTTTCAAGAACTCCGGGGAAAACCGAGGATGCAAAACAATTGGGTGCAGATCATGTTGTGATTTCCACTGAGGATTCACAAATAGACGGTGTAAAAGGAAAATTTGACCTGATTATTGATACGGTTCCTTACGAGCATGATATCAATCCTTATATGCAGACGCTTACGCTTAACGGAACTTTAGTGCTTGTAGGATTTGTAGGTGAATTCCAGGAAACTGAGGTGAGTACAAGACCTATGATCTTCCAGCGTCGTTCTGTAGCGGGTTCATTGATTGGTGGCATTGCTGAAACCCAGGAATTACTGGATTTCTGCGGTAAACACAATATCGTATCAGAAATTGAAGTAATCAAAATGCAGGATATTAATGAAGCATATGAAAGAATGATCAAAAGTGACGTGAAATACCGTTTTGTAATTGATATGCAATCTTTGTAA
- a CDS encoding NAD(P)H-binding protein gives MKIIITGSVGNVAKPLTQQLIAEGHDPTVISSNEAKISEIEALGAKAAIGSITDLDFLVRTFEGADAVFAMTPPNMGGINIVENTVNAGKNYAEAIKRNNTKRLVMLSSIGAESPVENGPIKSLHHIEKFYNELENTNVTLLRAGYFYSNFFNDIPLVKGAGIIGGNYSAEVSVPLVHPNDIAKAAAEELVKDTSGKNIRYIVGDIRKAADFAQIFGAAIGKPELPWVEFKDEDSLNGMLQAGLPQEMAEMYTEMGRGIRTGIVQKDFIEHGSVVDGETKLEDFAKEFASKFSL, from the coding sequence ATGAAAATTATCATCACAGGTTCAGTAGGTAATGTGGCAAAACCTTTAACACAGCAGCTTATTGCAGAAGGACATGATCCGACTGTAATCAGTAGCAACGAAGCTAAAATCAGTGAGATTGAGGCATTGGGAGCGAAGGCTGCTATCGGTTCTATCACAGATTTGGATTTTTTAGTAAGAACTTTTGAAGGAGCTGATGCTGTTTTTGCTATGACCCCACCCAATATGGGAGGAATTAATATTGTAGAAAATACGGTTAATGCAGGAAAAAACTACGCAGAAGCTATAAAAAGAAACAATACCAAAAGACTGGTCATGCTGAGCAGCATTGGAGCAGAATCTCCTGTAGAGAATGGTCCTATTAAAAGTCTTCACCATATTGAAAAGTTTTATAATGAACTGGAAAATACTAATGTCACCCTGCTAAGGGCCGGATATTTTTACAGTAATTTCTTCAATGATATTCCTTTGGTCAAAGGAGCAGGAATCATCGGAGGAAATTATTCTGCCGAAGTATCTGTTCCTCTTGTCCATCCGAATGATATTGCCAAGGCTGCTGCAGAGGAACTGGTAAAAGATACTTCCGGTAAAAACATAAGATATATTGTTGGCGATATCCGTAAGGCTGCAGATTTTGCTCAGATTTTTGGTGCTGCTATTGGAAAACCGGAACTTCCCTGGGTTGAATTTAAAGATGAAGATTCATTAAACGGAATGCTTCAGGCCGGCCTTCCACAAGAAATGGCTGAAATGTATACAGAAATGGGAAGGGGAATAAGAACTGGGATTGTACAAAAGGATTTTATTGAGCATGGTTCTGTTGTGGATGGTGAAACTAAATTGGAAGACTTTGCCAAAGAGTTTGCTTCTAAATTTAGCTTATAA